A portion of the Krasilnikovia cinnamomea genome contains these proteins:
- a CDS encoding zinc-dependent alcohol dehydrogenase gives MSTARAFWLAAPGVGELRNEAVPEPGPGEVLVRTLYSGVSRGTETLVFRGGVPDSQHAAMRAPYQLGDFPAPVKYGYLNVGVVEQGPAELTGRTVFCLYPHQTRYVVPADAVTVVPAGVPAARAVLAGTVETAVNALWDAAPLVGDRIAVIGGGMVGCAVAAVLARFPGARVELVDANPARAEIADALGVGFALPAEAAGDCDLVVHASATSAGLTRALELLAFEGTVVELSWFGDRPVSVPLGEQFHSRRLTVRSSQVGAVAPARRARRSYADRLALALGLLREPAFDALLTGRCRFTELPEVMPRLARGDIDTLCHLVTYDDSGE, from the coding sequence GTGAGCACCGCCCGCGCGTTCTGGCTGGCCGCCCCCGGCGTCGGTGAGCTGCGCAACGAGGCCGTGCCCGAGCCCGGTCCGGGCGAGGTACTGGTCCGCACGCTGTACTCCGGGGTGAGTCGCGGCACGGAGACGCTGGTGTTCCGGGGCGGGGTCCCGGACAGCCAGCACGCCGCGATGCGCGCCCCCTACCAGCTGGGCGACTTCCCCGCGCCGGTCAAGTACGGCTACCTCAACGTCGGGGTGGTCGAGCAGGGCCCCGCCGAGCTGACCGGCCGTACCGTCTTCTGCCTGTACCCGCACCAGACCCGCTACGTCGTGCCCGCCGACGCCGTCACCGTGGTGCCGGCGGGGGTGCCGGCGGCCCGGGCCGTGCTGGCGGGCACCGTGGAGACCGCGGTCAACGCGCTGTGGGACGCGGCCCCGCTGGTCGGCGACCGGATCGCCGTGATCGGCGGCGGCATGGTCGGCTGCGCGGTGGCGGCGGTGCTGGCCCGGTTCCCGGGCGCCCGGGTCGAACTCGTCGACGCCAACCCGGCCCGGGCGGAGATCGCCGACGCGCTCGGTGTGGGCTTCGCGCTGCCCGCCGAGGCGGCCGGCGACTGCGACCTCGTAGTGCACGCCAGCGCCACGTCGGCGGGGCTGACCCGGGCCCTGGAACTGCTCGCGTTCGAGGGCACGGTGGTGGAACTGAGCTGGTTCGGCGACCGGCCGGTGAGCGTGCCGCTCGGCGAGCAGTTCCATTCGCGGCGGCTCACCGTACGCAGCAGTCAGGTCGGCGCGGTCGCCCCGGCCCGGCGCGCCCGGCGCAGCTACGCCGACCGGCTGGCGCTGGCGCTGGGCCTGCTGCGCGAACCGGCCTTCGACGCGCTGCTCACCGGCCGGTGCCGGTTCACCGAGCTGCCCGAGGTCATGCCCCGGCTGGCCCGCGGCGACATCGACACCCTGTGCCACCTCGTGACCTACGACGATTCCGGAGAGTGA
- a CDS encoding ABC transporter substrate-binding protein has product MRLVSLLPSATEIVYALGLDENLVGVTFECDEPPRARADKAVVVGGRDTRGMDPAEIDTYVKSQLAAGGDLYTLHADALAGLDPDVILTQDLCRVCALPSGQVSDALTHLGCRADVVSLDPYTLEEVLGTIAEVGARTGVPERAAALITALRARLATVAAAVAGRPRPRVAVVEWVDPPFTAGHWVPDLVTAAGGEPVAARPGAKSVETTWAELAAAAPDVVLVTPCGFHLDGAAGQARHVVAHFPGAQVWAVDGDALVVRPGPRLVDGVEAIAAALHPGTVPTPPPSAITRIA; this is encoded by the coding sequence ATGCGCCTGGTGTCCCTGCTGCCGTCCGCCACCGAGATCGTCTACGCGCTCGGGCTCGACGAAAACCTGGTCGGCGTGACCTTCGAGTGCGACGAGCCGCCCCGGGCCCGCGCCGACAAGGCCGTCGTGGTCGGGGGCCGGGACACCCGCGGGATGGACCCGGCCGAGATCGACACGTACGTGAAGAGCCAGCTCGCCGCGGGCGGTGACCTGTACACGTTGCACGCCGACGCCCTCGCCGGCCTGGATCCGGACGTGATCCTGACGCAGGACCTGTGCCGGGTGTGCGCGCTGCCGTCCGGGCAGGTCTCCGACGCGCTGACGCATCTCGGCTGCCGGGCGGACGTCGTATCCCTCGACCCCTACACGCTGGAGGAGGTGCTGGGCACGATCGCCGAGGTCGGCGCCCGCACCGGCGTGCCCGAACGCGCGGCGGCGCTGATCACGGCGCTGCGCGCCCGGCTGGCGACCGTCGCGGCGGCCGTGGCGGGGCGCCCCCGGCCCCGGGTGGCGGTCGTCGAGTGGGTGGATCCACCGTTCACCGCCGGGCACTGGGTCCCGGACCTGGTCACGGCCGCCGGCGGGGAGCCGGTCGCCGCCCGCCCCGGCGCGAAGTCCGTCGAGACCACCTGGGCGGAGCTGGCCGCCGCCGCGCCGGACGTCGTGCTCGTCACGCCGTGCGGGTTCCATCTCGACGGGGCGGCCGGCCAGGCGCGGCACGTCGTTGCGCACTTCCCGGGCGCTCAGGTGTGGGCGGTCGACGGCGACGCGCTGGTGGTGCGGCCCGGCCCGCGACTGGTCGACGGCGTGGAGGCGATCGCGGCGGCGCTGCACCCCGGCACCGTCCCCACCCCACCCCCGTCCGCGATCACCCGCATCGCCTGA
- a CDS encoding class I SAM-dependent methyltransferase — protein MSGEFSTAWLTLREPADADARAEDLLTPLRAALAGRAKPVVRDLGCGAGSLARWLGPRLDGPQHWVLEDRDPDLLAYAAAHPPAGASVETRVGDVTRLTAADLDGTDLVTCSALLDLLTEAEVAELARVCAEARCTALFTLSVLGEVTLEPADPRDAAVVDAFNAHQRRTVGGRRLLGPDAPAVAADAFAALGAEVTVRPSPWRLGPQQATLTEQWLRGWVSAAAEQRPELEFDAYLEARLDAVRAGTLRATVGHADLLAIFN, from the coding sequence ATGAGCGGCGAGTTCAGTACGGCATGGCTGACGCTGCGGGAACCGGCCGACGCCGACGCCCGCGCCGAGGACCTGCTCACGCCGCTGCGCGCGGCCCTCGCCGGCCGGGCCAAGCCGGTCGTGCGGGACCTCGGCTGCGGCGCCGGGTCGCTGGCCCGCTGGCTCGGCCCGCGACTCGACGGCCCGCAGCACTGGGTACTGGAGGACCGCGACCCCGACCTGCTGGCGTACGCGGCGGCCCATCCGCCCGCCGGGGCCAGCGTCGAGACCCGGGTGGGCGACGTCACCCGGCTCACCGCGGCCGACCTGGACGGCACCGACCTGGTCACCTGTTCCGCCCTGCTCGACCTGCTCACCGAGGCGGAGGTGGCGGAGCTGGCGCGGGTGTGCGCCGAGGCCCGGTGCACCGCCCTGTTCACGCTGTCGGTGCTCGGCGAGGTGACGCTGGAACCCGCCGACCCGCGCGACGCCGCGGTCGTCGACGCCTTCAACGCCCACCAGCGACGCACGGTCGGCGGGCGGCGCCTGCTGGGCCCGGACGCGCCCGCGGTCGCCGCGGACGCCTTCGCGGCCCTCGGCGCCGAGGTGACCGTACGGCCGAGCCCGTGGCGGCTGGGGCCGCAGCAGGCGACGCTGACCGAGCAGTGGCTGCGGGGCTGGGTGTCCGCAGCCGCCGAACAGCGGCCTGAGCTGGAGTTCGACGCGTACCTGGAGGCGCGGCTGGACGCCGTGCGGGCCGGAACTTTGCGCGCCACGGTCGGCCATGCGGACCTTCTCGCGATCTTCAACTGA
- a CDS encoding 6-pyruvoyl trahydropterin synthase family protein codes for MFSVTVRDHIMVAHSFTGEVFGPAQRLHGATFVVDATFRRAELDADNIVVDIGRALEQLHAICGALSYRNLDDEPDFAGVNTSTEFLAKVIADRLADQARAGGLGAGARDLTGIAVTLHESHIAWASYERTL; via the coding sequence GTGTTCAGCGTCACCGTCCGCGACCACATCATGGTCGCCCACAGCTTCACCGGCGAGGTGTTCGGGCCCGCGCAGCGGCTGCACGGCGCCACGTTCGTGGTGGACGCCACCTTCCGCCGCGCCGAGCTGGACGCCGACAACATCGTCGTGGACATCGGCCGCGCCCTCGAGCAGCTGCACGCCATCTGCGGCGCGCTCAGCTACCGCAACCTCGACGACGAGCCCGACTTCGCCGGCGTCAACACCTCGACCGAGTTCCTCGCCAAGGTGATCGCGGACCGGCTGGCCGACCAGGCTCGCGCGGGCGGGCTCGGCGCGGGCGCCCGCGACCTGACCGGCATCGCGGTCACGCTGCACGAGTCGCACATCGCGTGGGCGAGCTACGAGCGGACCCTGTGA
- a CDS encoding glycosyltransferase family 4 protein — protein MSRPRRAALYVALPGDIDDPAAPSGGNHYDRRVCDGLAADFDVRELAFPGAWPRPGPAAERALADALDELPDGADVLLDGLLAGVPDVLVPAARRLRLIVLVHLPLGDETGLAPADAAILTERERRTVQAASAVVATSRAAARRVATVHGLDPAHVQVAAPGVEPAPAASASSAGTRLLCVAAVTPRKGHDVLVEALARVADLAWECRCVGDMDRQPEFAAQVRARAADLGPGRFQLLGTRNGSALAAAYAATDLLILPSRAETYGMVVTEALARGVPVLASHLDGVAEAIGCAEALNGAPGLLVPPGDPAALAAALRDWLTDAELRERLRAAAAARRAALPGWDVTVRELTKVVCA, from the coding sequence GTGAGCCGCCCACGCCGGGCCGCCCTGTACGTCGCGCTGCCCGGCGACATCGACGACCCCGCCGCACCGAGCGGCGGCAACCACTACGACCGCCGGGTCTGCGACGGGCTCGCCGCCGACTTCGACGTCCGTGAGCTGGCGTTCCCGGGCGCCTGGCCGCGCCCCGGCCCGGCCGCGGAACGGGCCCTCGCCGACGCGCTGGACGAGCTTCCCGACGGTGCCGACGTCCTGCTGGACGGGCTGCTGGCCGGGGTGCCGGACGTGCTGGTGCCGGCCGCGCGGCGGCTGCGGCTGATCGTGCTGGTGCACCTGCCGCTCGGCGACGAGACCGGGCTGGCGCCCGCGGACGCGGCCATCCTGACCGAACGCGAGCGGCGTACGGTGCAGGCCGCGTCGGCGGTCGTGGCCACCAGCAGGGCGGCCGCGCGCCGGGTGGCCACGGTGCACGGCCTGGACCCGGCGCACGTCCAGGTCGCCGCTCCGGGCGTCGAACCCGCGCCCGCGGCGTCGGCTTCCTCGGCGGGGACGCGGCTGCTGTGCGTTGCCGCCGTGACCCCGCGCAAGGGTCACGACGTGCTGGTGGAGGCGCTGGCCCGGGTCGCCGACCTGGCCTGGGAGTGCCGCTGCGTCGGGGACATGGACCGGCAGCCCGAGTTCGCGGCGCAGGTCCGCGCCCGGGCCGCCGACCTGGGGCCCGGGCGATTCCAGCTGCTCGGCACCCGCAACGGGTCCGCGCTGGCCGCCGCCTACGCCGCGACGGACCTGCTGATCCTGCCGTCGCGTGCCGAGACCTACGGGATGGTGGTGACCGAGGCGCTGGCCCGCGGCGTCCCGGTGCTGGCCTCCCACCTGGACGGCGTGGCCGAGGCGATCGGCTGCGCCGAGGCGCTCAACGGGGCGCCCGGGCTGCTGGTGCCGCCCGGGGATCCGGCCGCGTTGGCCGCGGCACTGCGGGACTGGCTCACCGACGCCGAGCTGCGCGAGCGGTTGCGGGCGGCGGCGGCCGCGCGCCGGGCGGCGTTGCCCGGCTGGGATGTGACGGTCCGGGAACTGACGAAGGTGGTTTGCGCATGA
- a CDS encoding CDP-alcohol phosphatidyltransferase family protein, giving the protein MTIGRATAPDAPSRGAAAGLVVLFALLAALSATVGIGAVGWLAGLAYGAVLTGALVVGARRTGLRRLGAANLVTLSRALLVGGVTALVAYSFERPAPTAVLVALVGVALALDGVDGQVARRTGSTTALGARFDMEVDAFLILVLSVYVAGPLGWWTVAMGAYRYVFVAASWALPWMNRALPPRFSRKVVAAAQGVALVVATAGILPASVNLVVVAAALVSLTWSFVRDSAWLWRAERAHRATVAATTHTTPLAVPVRRRQPAPIPASVSA; this is encoded by the coding sequence GTGACGATCGGAAGAGCAACGGCCCCGGACGCACCGTCTCGAGGTGCCGCCGCTGGGCTGGTCGTCCTGTTCGCCCTGCTGGCGGCGTTGTCGGCCACGGTCGGCATCGGCGCCGTGGGCTGGCTGGCGGGCCTCGCGTACGGGGCGGTCCTGACCGGGGCGCTGGTGGTCGGCGCGCGCCGGACCGGGCTGCGCCGGCTGGGCGCGGCGAACCTCGTCACGTTGAGCCGGGCGCTGCTGGTCGGCGGGGTGACGGCCCTGGTCGCGTACTCGTTCGAGCGTCCCGCGCCGACCGCGGTGCTGGTCGCCCTGGTCGGGGTGGCGCTGGCGCTGGACGGTGTCGACGGCCAGGTGGCGCGGCGTACCGGCTCGACGACCGCGCTGGGCGCGCGGTTCGACATGGAGGTCGACGCGTTCCTCATCCTGGTCCTGAGCGTGTACGTGGCGGGGCCGCTGGGCTGGTGGACGGTCGCGATGGGGGCGTACCGGTACGTGTTCGTGGCCGCCTCCTGGGCGCTGCCGTGGATGAACCGCGCGCTGCCCCCGCGATTCTCCCGCAAGGTCGTGGCGGCCGCCCAGGGCGTGGCGCTGGTCGTGGCGACGGCGGGCATCCTGCCCGCCTCGGTGAACCTGGTCGTGGTCGCCGCCGCCCTCGTGTCGTTGACCTGGTCGTTCGTCCGTGACTCGGCATGGCTGTGGCGCGCCGAGCGGGCCCACCGCGCGACCGTCGCCGCCACAACCCACACCACCCCGCTGGCCGTCCCGGTTCGGCGTCGCCAGCCCGCCCCCATCCCCGCCTCCGTCAGCGCCTGA
- a CDS encoding lysylphosphatidylglycerol synthase transmembrane domain-containing protein: MARTVWAWARVLGGAGIIALLLWRLGTSAFLDGLRVIDGPTLLVAFLIGVATTVFSAWRWCLVARGLGLRLSLRAAVADYYKALFLNAALPGGVLGDVDRAVRHGRDAGDVGRGVRAVVLERTAGQIVLVGVGVTVLLTVPSPVLTQLKAHSTAVAVTTATVLGTAAVVLAACARVRRGTSRWARAARTGLGEVRDGLLARRNLPGVLLASVVVLAGHLATFVVAARAAGSSAPLLRLAPLMLLALLAMTLPVNIGGWGPREGVTAWAFGAAGLSATQGLTIAVVYGLFAFVASLPGAAVLLSRAVRRARSAAPALPDAAAAVPISVPVPAPAAVRVVPEPVAVPVRLLAHSGA; this comes from the coding sequence GTGGCGAGAACGGTCTGGGCATGGGCGCGGGTGCTCGGTGGTGCGGGCATCATCGCGCTGCTGCTGTGGCGGCTCGGCACGAGCGCGTTCCTGGACGGCCTGCGGGTGATCGACGGACCCACCCTGCTGGTCGCGTTCCTCATCGGCGTGGCGACCACGGTGTTCAGCGCGTGGCGGTGGTGCCTGGTGGCCCGGGGGCTGGGGCTGCGGCTGTCGCTGCGCGCCGCGGTCGCGGACTACTACAAGGCGCTGTTCCTCAACGCGGCGCTGCCGGGCGGGGTGCTCGGTGACGTCGACCGGGCGGTCCGGCACGGCCGGGACGCGGGCGACGTGGGCCGGGGCGTCCGGGCCGTGGTGCTGGAGCGTACGGCGGGACAGATCGTGCTCGTCGGCGTCGGCGTCACGGTGCTGCTGACCGTACCGTCTCCGGTGTTGACGCAGCTCAAAGCGCACAGCACCGCGGTCGCGGTGACCACCGCAACCGTGCTGGGCACCGCCGCCGTGGTGCTGGCGGCCTGCGCCCGGGTGCGCCGCGGCACCTCGCGGTGGGCCCGTGCGGCCCGCACCGGCCTGGGTGAGGTCCGCGACGGCCTGCTGGCGCGGCGCAACCTGCCCGGCGTGCTGCTGGCCTCGGTCGTGGTGCTGGCCGGGCACCTGGCGACGTTCGTGGTGGCGGCCCGCGCTGCCGGGTCGTCGGCGCCGCTGCTGCGGCTCGCCCCGCTGATGCTGCTGGCCCTGCTGGCGATGACCCTGCCGGTGAACATCGGTGGCTGGGGTCCCCGCGAGGGCGTGACCGCGTGGGCGTTCGGCGCCGCCGGGCTCAGCGCCACCCAGGGCCTCACCATCGCCGTGGTGTACGGGCTGTTCGCGTTCGTGGCCAGCCTGCCGGGCGCGGCGGTGCTGCTGTCCCGGGCGGTGCGGCGCGCCCGGTCGGCCGCGCCGGCCCTGCCGGACGCCGCTGCGGCCGTCCCCATCTCCGTCCCCGTGCCCGCACCGGCGGCGGTGCGGGTCGTGCCCGAACCGGTCGCGGTGCCGGTCCGGCTGCTGGCGCACTCCGGTGCGTGA
- the htpG gene encoding molecular chaperone HtpG, translating to METLEFQAEARQLLQLMVHSIYSNKDIFLRELISNASDALDKLRHAALVDGLEADTSDLHIELVVDADARTLTVRDNGIGMTREEVVQLIGTIAKSGTAELLRKLKESGADSRELIGQFGVGFYSTFMVADRVSLVTRKAGTHDATKWESDGTGTYTIDTVVGAEVGTTVTLHLRPADEQDALYDYTDEWKIRQIVKQYSDFIAFPIRMGDSVLNSMKALWARPRSEVSDEEYKEFYRHVSHDWNDPLEIIQMKAEGTFEYEALLFIPSRAPFDLFQRDGRRGLQLYVKRVFIADDSTELMPDYLRFVKGVVDAADLSLNISREILQQDRHIQMIRRRLVKKVLSTVKDLMTNDAEKYATFWREFGRAVKEGLLAGDDNQRAILDIASFATTVGAEPTTLADYVGRMKEGQDAIYFMTGESRAQVENSPHMEAFQAQGYEVLLLTDPVDEIWVDQITEYDGTKLQSIARGAVDLPTDTPAEPEKEQELTPLLTYLTEALGEHVKQVRLTHRLTTSPACLVSDADDMTPTLEKMYRAMGQQVPPVKRILELNPEHPLVTGLGSALADRADDPALKETAELLYGTALLAEGGDLADPARFAKLLADRLARTV from the coding sequence ATGGAGACGCTCGAGTTCCAGGCCGAAGCCCGCCAGCTGCTGCAGTTGATGGTCCACTCGATCTACTCGAACAAGGACATATTTCTCCGCGAGCTCATCTCGAACGCGTCCGACGCGCTCGACAAGCTGCGCCACGCCGCGCTCGTCGACGGCCTCGAGGCCGACACCTCGGATCTGCACATCGAGCTGGTCGTCGACGCGGACGCGCGGACCCTCACGGTGCGCGACAACGGCATCGGCATGACCCGCGAGGAGGTCGTCCAGCTCATCGGCACGATCGCCAAATCGGGTACGGCGGAGCTGCTGCGCAAGCTCAAGGAGAGCGGCGCCGACTCGCGGGAGCTGATCGGCCAGTTCGGCGTGGGCTTCTACTCGACGTTCATGGTCGCCGACCGGGTGTCGCTGGTCACCCGCAAGGCCGGCACGCACGACGCCACGAAGTGGGAGTCCGACGGCACAGGCACGTACACGATCGACACCGTCGTCGGCGCGGAGGTCGGCACGACGGTGACGCTGCACCTGCGCCCCGCCGACGAGCAGGACGCGCTGTACGACTACACCGACGAGTGGAAGATCCGCCAGATCGTCAAGCAGTACAGCGACTTCATCGCCTTCCCGATCAGGATGGGCGACAGCGTCCTCAACTCGATGAAGGCGCTGTGGGCGCGGCCGCGCTCCGAGGTCTCCGACGAGGAGTACAAGGAGTTCTACCGCCACGTCAGCCACGACTGGAACGATCCGCTCGAGATCATCCAGATGAAGGCCGAGGGCACCTTCGAGTACGAGGCCCTGCTGTTCATCCCGTCCCGCGCGCCGTTCGACCTGTTCCAGCGCGACGGCCGGCGCGGCCTGCAGCTCTACGTTAAGCGCGTGTTCATCGCCGACGACAGCACCGAGCTGATGCCGGACTACTTGCGCTTCGTCAAGGGCGTGGTGGACGCGGCCGACCTGTCGCTGAACATCTCCCGCGAGATCCTGCAGCAGGACCGGCACATCCAGATGATCCGCCGCCGCCTGGTCAAGAAGGTCCTGTCCACGGTCAAGGACCTGATGACCAACGACGCGGAGAAGTACGCGACGTTCTGGCGCGAGTTCGGCCGGGCGGTCAAGGAGGGCCTGCTGGCCGGCGACGACAACCAGCGCGCCATCCTCGACATCGCCTCGTTCGCCACCACCGTGGGCGCCGAGCCGACCACCCTCGCCGACTACGTGGGCCGGATGAAGGAGGGCCAGGACGCCATCTACTTCATGACCGGCGAGAGCCGGGCGCAGGTGGAGAACTCGCCGCACATGGAAGCCTTCCAGGCCCAGGGGTACGAGGTGCTGCTGCTCACCGACCCGGTCGACGAGATCTGGGTGGACCAGATCACCGAATACGACGGCACGAAGCTGCAGTCGATCGCCCGTGGCGCCGTCGACCTGCCCACCGACACCCCGGCCGAGCCGGAGAAGGAGCAGGAGCTGACGCCGCTGCTGACGTACCTCACCGAGGCGCTCGGCGAGCACGTCAAGCAGGTACGCCTCACGCACCGGCTGACCACCTCACCGGCCTGTTTGGTCAGCGACGCCGACGACATGACCCCCACATTGGAGAAGATGTACCGGGCCATGGGGCAGCAGGTGCCCCCGGTCAAGCGGATCCTGGAGCTGAACCCGGAGCACCCCCTGGTCACCGGCCTGGGCTCCGCGCTGGCCGACCGCGCCGACGACCCGGCCCTGAAGGAGACCGCCGAACTGCTGTACGGCACGGCCCTGCTGGCCGAGGGCGGCGACCTGGCCGACCCGGCCCGCTTCGCCAAACTGCTGGCGGACCGGCTGGCCCGTACGGTGTGA
- a CDS encoding RibD family protein has protein sequence MVERPYVLLSCGMSIDGYVDDATDERLLLSNDADFDRVDEVRAGCDAILVGAGTIRQDNPRLLVRSARRRRERVADGHEPTPVKVTVTSSCGLDAAAQFFTAGDVDKLVYCASPAVEEAHKLLGHVATVIDGGEPVDLRRVTADLHARGVRKLMVEGGGTMHTQFLSAGLADELQLVVAPFFVGDSRAPRFVYDAAFPWGPQRRATLAEVRQIGDVVLLRYALSDRFPAT, from the coding sequence GTGGTTGAGCGTCCTTACGTTCTGTTGAGCTGCGGCATGTCCATCGACGGCTACGTCGACGACGCCACCGACGAGCGTCTGCTGCTGTCCAACGACGCGGACTTCGACCGCGTCGACGAGGTCCGGGCCGGCTGCGACGCCATCCTGGTGGGTGCCGGGACGATCCGCCAGGACAATCCGCGACTGCTCGTGCGCTCCGCGCGGCGTCGCCGCGAGCGCGTCGCGGACGGTCACGAACCGACTCCGGTGAAGGTCACCGTCACCAGCAGTTGCGGGCTGGACGCGGCCGCCCAGTTCTTCACCGCCGGCGACGTGGACAAGCTGGTCTACTGCGCCAGCCCCGCGGTGGAGGAGGCGCACAAGCTGCTCGGACACGTCGCCACCGTGATCGACGGCGGCGAACCGGTGGACCTGCGCCGGGTGACCGCCGACCTGCACGCCCGCGGGGTGCGCAAGCTGATGGTCGAGGGCGGCGGCACCATGCACACCCAGTTCCTGTCCGCGGGCCTGGCCGACGAGCTGCAGCTGGTGGTCGCGCCGTTCTTCGTCGGTGACTCGCGGGCGCCACGCTTCGTCTACGACGCGGCGTTCCCGTGGGGACCGCAGCGCCGCGCCACCCTGGCCGAGGTGCGGCAGATCGGCGACGTGGTGCTGCTGCGCTACGCGCTGTCCGACCGCTTCCCGGCGACCTGA